The following nucleotide sequence is from Kiritimatiella glycovorans.
AGGAGAGAAAAATGCCGAGCTGGAGCTCGGGCGATTGAAGGTCGCTATTCCTCGTACTGCACGGTTCCGGTCTCATCCACCGGATAGCCCTGACGCCGCACAAACGTCATGCCGTCGGCGAAATCATCCGCCGTCTCCCTGAGCCTGCGTTGAAGGAGGCGCTCCAGGCGGCGCTGCAACTGCGCCGTTTCCGGACGGTCGACCAGATTGTTCCGCTGGTACGGATCGGACTCGTTATCGAACAGAAGCCACGGCCCGTTCAGATCTTTCACATAGGTATGCCGGGCCGTACGGACGCCGCGCCACTCCCTCCCGCCGCGCCGGGCGGACCACTGCCCGAAGGGATGGATGTTCACGATCAGCGCGGCATCGTCCGACGCAGGCGCCCCCTTGAGAACCGGAACAAAGCTGTCTCCCTCGACACTCGAGGGCACCGGCACGCCGCACAGCTCGCAGAGCGTCGGCATAATGTCGGGTGTGTTGAACGGCGCCTCCAGTTCCCGCCCGCCCTTTCCGACCCCCGGATACTTCAGCAGGAACGGGACACAGACCGACTCGTCATACGGCCACTGCTTCTTCCAGAGTCCGTGCGATCCGAGCATATCCCCGTGATCGGCGGTAAATACAAAAATCGTATCCTCCTCGAGGCCCGCATCGCGGATCGCCTGCTGCAGACGGCCGATACAGGCATCCAGTGCGCTGCAGTGGGCATAATACCCGGCCATGATCCGCCTGACGCGGTCGCGCGGCTCCATCGCGGCGTGCTCGTCCCACTTCGCCGGCGGAATAAAGTCCTCCGCATGCTCCGGCACATTCGGCGGGATCGTCAGCTTTCCGGGATCATACATCGCCCGATACGCCTCAGGTGCGGTCAGGTACGGCGCATGCGGAGGACCCCAGGAGAGGAACAGCACGAACGGGGCGTCCCCGTGACTGCGGATGTAATCCACCGCGTGGCGGGTCTGGTCGATGGCGTCGTAGCCCCGCCACCGCTTCGCTTCAGGGTTGTTGTTATCGTAATACAGCGAATCGTTGTAGCGGTGCGTACACTCCAGCACCTGCCAGAACCCGAACCCCTGCCGACGCTCCGGCGGGATATAGCTGCTGCGCCCGTGTCCGTCGAGATGCCACTTGCCGATAAAGCCGGTGGCGTACCCGGCCTCGTTGAACACCTCGGCAATCGACGGGCCGTCCTGCTGCAGATGGACATCGTTCACGAAAACGCCGTGCGTCAGCGGATACTGTCCGGTCATGATCGACGCCCGCGCCGGGCTGCAGACCGGGCAGACCGATACCGCGTTTTTAAAACGGAAGCTCTCCGACGCCAGCCGGTCGAGATGCGGCGTCTTCACATCCGGATTCCCCGCATATCCCGTCGCCGAAGCCCGCCACTGATCCGCGAATACGAACACCACATTCGGGGGTTTCAGGCCCGGTGTCATCATCCTGCAGCCGCCGAGCACCCCCGCGCCACCGGCCGCGCCCGCGGCGGTCAGGAAGTTACGTCGTCGCATGCCGTTCATTGCGTCTCTCCTCCGACGAGCGCGCCGTCGGCAAAAGATTTACCCGCCGGTCATCTCCTCGAGCGTCTTGCCCCGTGTTTCCGCGATCAATTTCCAGGCGAAGAACACCGAGAGCAGCGCGAAGAAGGCGTAACAGGCGTAGGCGCCGCCGAGACCGATTCCGCTGAGCAGCATCGGGAAGGTTATCGTGACCACAAAATTCGTCGCCCACTGCGAGAGCCCGGCAAGCGAAAGCGCCGCGCCGCGCATCTGGTTCGGGAACATCTCGCCGAGCAGCACCCACATCACCGGCCCCCAGGTGACGGCAAAACAGATGATGTACCCGTTGGCGGCCAGCAGCGCAAACACGCCGGCCATATCCGTGAGCGCGAGATTGCCGGACGCATCGACCTCCGATCCCGCGAAGATCAGCGCCATGAGCCCGAGAAAGACCGCCATACCGGCCGACCCCCAGACGAGCAGCGGCTTCCGGCCGACCCGATCGACAAGGAGGATGGCGACGATCGTGCTTCCGATGTTGATCGCCCCGCTGATCACGTTGATCAGCAGCGCGTTCTCCTCCGTAAATCCGGCCGCCTCCCAGAGTACTTCACCGTAGTAGAAGATCACATTGATTCCGACCAGCTGCTGAAAGGCGGCCAGCAGGATCCCGACCCAGACGATCGGGTAGATGCGTTTCCGGGCCGTGTCCCGCACGTCCCGCAGGCTGGGCCGGTGAGCCGCGTTCAGCGTACCCCGGATCTGCTCGACCTTCGCCGGCGCGTCGTCGGGATGATCAACACGCGCGAGAACCGATTCGGCCTTTTCATATTTTCCGCGCGCAACCAGGAATCGGGGCGACTC
It contains:
- a CDS encoding sulfatase, whose amino-acid sequence is MNGMRRRNFLTAAGAAGGAGVLGGCRMMTPGLKPPNVVFVFADQWRASATGYAGNPDVKTPHLDRLASESFRFKNAVSVCPVCSPARASIMTGQYPLTHGVFVNDVHLQQDGPSIAEVFNEAGYATGFIGKWHLDGHGRSSYIPPERRQGFGFWQVLECTHRYNDSLYYDNNNPEAKRWRGYDAIDQTRHAVDYIRSHGDAPFVLFLSWGPPHAPYLTAPEAYRAMYDPGKLTIPPNVPEHAEDFIPPAKWDEHAAMEPRDRVRRIMAGYYAHCSALDACIGRLQQAIRDAGLEEDTIFVFTADHGDMLGSHGLWKKQWPYDESVCVPFLLKYPGVGKGGRELEAPFNTPDIMPTLCELCGVPVPSSVEGDSFVPVLKGAPASDDAALIVNIHPFGQWSARRGGREWRGVRTARHTYVKDLNGPWLLFDNESDPYQRNNLVDRPETAQLQRRLERLLQRRLRETADDFADGMTFVRRQGYPVDETGTVQYEE
- a CDS encoding sugar porter family MFS transporter; this translates as MNVFVFLLSCVAALGGFLFGFDSGVINGTVGALQEAFGTSEVGSGFNVASMLLGCAAGAFFAGRIADWLGRRWALIVAAVCFGVSAWGSGIAGGSVEFVIYRLIGGIAVGGASIISPAYISEIAPAAVRGRLASLQQMAIVLGLFVAFLSNFLLAGVSGGASDPLWGFQTWQWMFWMELIPVVLFFLGLICIPESPRFLVARGKYEKAESVLARVDHPDDAPAKVEQIRGTLNAAHRPSLRDVRDTARKRIYPIVWVGILLAAFQQLVGINVIFYYGEVLWEAAGFTEENALLINVISGAINIGSTIVAILLVDRVGRKPLLVWGSAGMAVFLGLMALIFAGSEVDASGNLALTDMAGVFALLAANGYIICFAVTWGPVMWVLLGEMFPNQMRGAALSLAGLSQWATNFVVTITFPMLLSGIGLGGAYACYAFFALLSVFFAWKLIAETRGKTLEEMTGG